From the genome of Nitrospirae bacterium YQR-1:
CTAAAGAGGAAATTATTCCTCATCTCTTAACTGTAAGAATTTCAGCCTCATATAATGGGCCTCGACATGGTCCACAAATCGGATAGAACCTCAAGTGTTAATACTTACACTCCAGCATATTATCTAACAATATCAATGAGTTACAAAAACGGTGTTTCAAATCCCTGCACCGCCACTTATTTTTACACGCTGCTAAACTGCTGGTTTCGTCTCAAGCTCATACATTTTAACCCATAATACCGGCTTTGTGTGACCAACAACTGCCGTTTCAGGTTGAAAGAAGTAGTTTTCTTGATATAAAAATCTAAAATATATTATAAAAAACAGAGCAGGTTTTTGTAATTCACCAACGTACATGAGGTGTTAAAGAATGAAAATGTTACTGAATTGCAGTCAGAAGTATAACGAGGCGGCTGAGAGAAAGCGGCACCTCCCCCTTACAGGGGATTCCTCTTTAGGGGAGACGCCCAGGAGCTTGTGACAAAGCCAAAAAGTTAGACAAATGAATTGGAATTACACACCCAGATATGCTTCTTTGATTTTTGGATTACCCATGAGAGCATCTTTATTGCCGTGAAAGGCAATTTTACCGGTTTCAAGCACGTAACCGTAGTGGGCTATGTGCAGGGCCATGTTGGCATTTTGCTCAACGAGTACTATTGTTTTACCGGAGTTGTTTATATCCAGAATTACTTTAAAAATCTCTTTAACCAGCAGGGGGGAAAGTCCCATAGAGGGCTCGTCAAGGAGCATAAGTGCTCCGCCTGTCATAATAGCACGCCCTATGGCAAGCATCTGCTGCTCACCGCCGGAAAGAGTTCCGCCCTGCTGTTTACTCCTTTCCTGCAGTTTTGGGAAAAGCCCAAATATCCGTTGCAAACGGCTGTCAAAAATGCTTTTATCCCTTACAGACCATGCAGAGAGCTCCAGGTTTTCCATAACTGTCAGGTTTCCAAATATTGCTCTGCCCTCCGGCACATGTGTTATTCCCAGAGATACGATTTTTTCCGGTGGTATGCCTTTAAGGTCAACTCCGGAAAATGACACGGTTCCGGTATAGGGGATAAGCCCTGAAACAGCCCTCAGCAGCGTTGTTTTACCTGCTCCGTTGGCTCCAATAAGTGTAACGATTTGCCCCTCTGTGACCTCAAATGATATTGCGTTTACCGCATTTATGTTGCCGTAGGAAACTCTTAAATCCTTTACACTCAGAATAGTTTTCCCGTTTAGTTTATTAATCACTGACATCTCCGCCCAGATAAGCCTCCAGCACTTTGGCATCTCTTCTAACATCCCGGGGCAATCCCTCTGCAATTGTAACCCCAAAATCAAGCACTTTCAGATGCTCACAAATTCCCATTATCAAACTCATCTGATGCTCTATCACCACAACTGCCACTTTAAAAGCATCTCTGATGTTTTTTATAGTTTCAATCATAGAGTTAATCTCACCCTGGTTCATACCTGCCGCCGGCTCATCAAGAAGCACTAAAGAGGGCCCTGTGGCAAGTGCCCGCACTATCTCAAGATACCTCTTTAAGCCATAAGGCAGTGCTCCTGCCGGTTCAAGCGCCCGTCCGTCCAGATTAAAACCCCTGAGCAGCTCCCATGCACTCTCTGTTATCAGCGCTTCCTCTTTTTTAAATTTTTTCATATGAAACAGTGCATCAATTACGGTATATCGAAATTTATCAAACATGGCCACCCGAATGTTATCTAACACACTGAGACCGTTAAAAAGCCTTATGTTTTGAAATGTTCTGGCAATTCCAAGAGCGTTTATTCTGTCAGGGGGTAAACCTGCAATTTCAGTTCCTTTAAATAAAATACTTCCCGATGCCGGCCTATAGACACCGGTTATTAAATTAAACAGGGTGGTTTTGCCCGAGCCGTTAGGTCCTATTATCCCGTAAATCTCACCGGTATTAACAACCAGTTCAAAGTCGGATATAGCCCTGAGCCCTCCAAAGTAATGGGTTAATCCGGCTATCTTTAATAAATCCAATATACCGTCTCCATGTAAATTAACTGCTGGTAAGCTGCTCTGTCACGCCTTGTGGTTAAACCTTTACTTTAAACTCCACACCACCTTCTATGTTTCTGCATGTAAGAGTACCACCCATACTTTCAATTATGGTTTTCCTCAACCATCTCCATAAAACTCCTGAACAGGTACATGGAATCGTTTGGCCCTGGGCCGGCCTCAGGGTGGTATTGCACGGAAAACAACGGGTAGTCACGATGCCGCATCCCCTCTGCCGTGTTGTCGTAGAGGTTAATGTGAGTAAGTTCCACCTGTCCTTTGAGAGAATCAATGTCAACACAGTAGTTATGGTTTTGGGATGTTATCTCCACTTTTTCCGTCGCAAGGTCCTTAACCGGGTGGTTGCCCCCATGATGGCCAAACTTAAGTTTATATGTTTTCCCACCCAGTGCCAGTCCTATTATCTGATGCCCCAGACATATGCCGAAAATCGGCTTTCGGCCGATGAGTGTTCTAACATTTTCGGCGGCATATGTTACAGCCTCAGGGTCACCGGGACCGTTACTTAAAAATATCCCATCCGGTGACATAGCAAGTACATCATCAGCTGAAGTCTGTGCCGGCACCACAGTTATGTCAAATCCGGTATCGTATAAACACCGTAATATGTTGTATTTTACGCCGAAATCATAAACCACCACCCTCGGTTTCGGGCGCTCCACTATCTGGTACAAATGTCTATTGCGTTGTTTTTCTTTCCCCCATTCCCAGAGTTTTTCGTTCCACCGGTAGCTGGCTTTGGTACTCACCCCTTTTACTAAATCTATTCCTTGTAGTCCGGAATTGCCCTTGATTTTTTTGTATAACTCCT
Proteins encoded in this window:
- a CDS encoding ABC transporter ATP-binding protein, whose protein sequence is MSVINKLNGKTILSVKDLRVSYGNINAVNAISFEVTEGQIVTLIGANGAGKTTLLRAVSGLIPYTGTVSFSGVDLKGIPPEKIVSLGITHVPEGRAIFGNLTVMENLELSAWSVRDKSIFDSRLQRIFGLFPKLQERSKQQGGTLSGGEQQMLAIGRAIMTGGALMLLDEPSMGLSPLLVKEIFKVILDINNSGKTIVLVEQNANMALHIAHYGYVLETGKIAFHGNKDALMGNPKIKEAYLGV
- a CDS encoding ABC transporter ATP-binding protein, giving the protein MDLLKIAGLTHYFGGLRAISDFELVVNTGEIYGIIGPNGSGKTTLFNLITGVYRPASGSILFKGTEIAGLPPDRINALGIARTFQNIRLFNGLSVLDNIRVAMFDKFRYTVIDALFHMKKFKKEEALITESAWELLRGFNLDGRALEPAGALPYGLKRYLEIVRALATGPSLVLLDEPAAGMNQGEINSMIETIKNIRDAFKVAVVVIEHQMSLIMGICEHLKVLDFGVTIAEGLPRDVRRDAKVLEAYLGGDVSD
- the carA gene encoding glutamine-hydrolyzing carbamoyl-phosphate synthase small subunit, which encodes MLKATLVLSDGLVFEGESFGLAEEAIGEVVFNTSMTGYQEILTDPSYKGQLVAMTYTQIGNYGVNPEDIESGGGPKVEGFIVKENFDYYSSWRSKGSLDSYLKDHRITGIKGIDTRALTSHLRDNGSMMGIIATADKSTEELYKKIKGNSGLQGIDLVKGVSTKASYRWNEKLWEWGKEKQRNRHLYQIVERPKPRVVVYDFGVKYNILRCLYDTGFDITVVPAQTSADDVLAMSPDGIFLSNGPGDPEAVTYAAENVRTLIGRKPIFGICLGHQIIGLALGGKTYKLKFGHHGGNHPVKDLATEKVEITSQNHNYCVDIDSLKGQVELTHINLYDNTAEGMRHRDYPLFSVQYHPEAGPGPNDSMYLFRSFMEMVEENHN